A region from the Vibrio artabrorum genome encodes:
- a CDS encoding 1-pyrroline-5-carboxylate dehydrogenase, translating into MVHQVASFSDALLAWEQWNLTDFDHKSAQVLSFKSEMESQSAPLAAVMTFHLEQAFALLAEHHLMAGPTGETNELYAAGRGVALVIVDDFEEKLPALQTAMAMITTALLAGNSVQLCSDDVPFNTLIADAAKQASLPTNLVQVASYDAAQLLLSCDVRSVAYVGNSQTAQAINLQLAKRDGAIVSLVAETDLKAMNVAHDPHLALRFITERTRTINITAVGGNATLLELGSEAH; encoded by the coding sequence ATGGTTCATCAAGTGGCAAGTTTTTCTGATGCTTTGTTGGCGTGGGAACAATGGAATCTTACCGATTTTGATCATAAGAGTGCTCAGGTACTTTCATTTAAATCAGAGATGGAAAGTCAATCTGCGCCTTTGGCTGCGGTAATGACTTTCCATCTAGAGCAAGCATTTGCACTGCTTGCTGAACATCATCTAATGGCAGGCCCTACGGGGGAAACCAACGAGCTGTATGCTGCTGGTCGTGGCGTCGCTTTGGTAATTGTTGATGATTTCGAAGAGAAGTTGCCTGCACTGCAAACCGCAATGGCGATGATTACAACCGCACTATTGGCCGGTAATAGCGTTCAATTGTGCAGTGATGACGTGCCGTTCAATACCTTAATTGCGGATGCTGCGAAACAAGCGAGCCTGCCTACCAACTTGGTACAGGTTGCCTCGTATGACGCTGCTCAACTACTGTTGTCTTGCGATGTACGAAGTGTGGCTTACGTGGGGAATTCACAAACGGCTCAAGCGATTAATTTACAACTTGCTAAGCGTGACGGTGCCATTGTCAGTTTAGTGGCTGAAACGGATCTGAAGGCAATGAATGTTGCTCATGATCCACATCTAGCGCTGCGTTTCATTACCGAGCGTACGCGAACTATAAATATCACTGCCGTGGGCGGTAACGCGACCTTGCTCGAACTTGGAAGTGAAGCTCACTAA